aaacgtatccattcttcaggaaatcagccctgagtgctcactggaaggacagatcctgaagctgagactccaatactttggccacctcatgagaagagaagactccctggaaaagaccctgatgttgggaaagatggagggcacaaggagaaggagacgacagaggacaagatggttggatagtgttctcgaagctaccagcatgagtctgaccaaactgcgggaggcagtggaagacaggagtgcctggcgtgctctggtccatggggtcacgaagagttggacacgactaaacgactaaacaacaacaaagcaataatTTCAGAGCCAATCCTGGTTGACCTCCTAAGTTAGCACAATGTAGGATTGcttagtcggtagagcatgagaatctcagggttgtgggttcaagccccacgttgggtaaaagattcctgcatttcaggggattggactagatgaccctcatggtcttttccaactctataattctatgattctttgatgtcTGCCTTCACTCTTATGGGCCAAGAGGATTCCATAGGACTTACCGTCATTGCTGTGGACAATCTGGAAGTTCTTGACAGAGGCATGAGTAACTCTGCCATGGAAGTTGAGCACATAAGACTGGGTCTCATCATTCCACACTGGCGCTTTGTTATGCAGTTCGATTAAGTTGTCCATTATCCTGTTCTGCCATCTGATGAGCAGCCCATCATTATCCTGGCAAGAAATGTGAGAAAAGCACAAAATTAAATCATTTCCAAACACGCTTCAGTGCCAGCTGCAGCATTTGGTTTATCTGTCTGTGGATATACCTTTCTGGTTCCCAGAGATAAGGGACCATGTATAGTATTATAGTGTTATACCtcactttcattattattttttatgtggGAATGAGAGGACTGattaagaaatacagtggtacctcgggttacatacgcttcaggttacatacgcctcaggttacagactccactaacccagaaatattacctcgggttaagaactttgcttcaggatgagaacagaaatcgtgcagcagcggcagcaggaggccccattagctaaagtggtgcttcaggttaagaacagtttcaggttaagaacggacctccagaacgaattaagtacttaacccgaggtaccactgtaaaataaaataaaatcagggtcATAAATGGCACCCACTGCAACACTTATACTGAATGTGGGCTGAGATGCAAATGGACCCACCTATCGTAGCTTCCTCAAGACCACCAGTGTGGCCAAAACAAAGGTTCAGGACTCTGAATCACTTGCAATTCCACTTGTAACTTAAAATAGCAAAACAGTGATTGGGTAGCACTAGTAACATCCTATCATGATAGGATACTAAGGTTCCAGTATATTAAGGGTGTCATGCTATGGTGAacatcccatcagtgcaaggatatCAACTTGCTAGACGGAATGACCCCTTTTCCTTCCCCTGTTCTGAGGATTCTTCCAACGACTCCGAGCCAACTGGGGGGAGGGCCTGCAGGGAGAGGACAGAGGGGGAAAGCCCCCTTTGTGACAGCGGAAGACCTCACACGGTTTGCACTGAAGGGATTTGTTAGGTGTATTCCACCCCAACTATGTACACAGCACTGAGAGACACCTGCCAATCCTTCCAAGGTCTTCTGCCCCTCCTAATTTTAGTTGTTCATATTTTTTGAAAGGAGGTCCCTGCCCCCTCTGGGCCTGGGGGCCCTTTTTATTGTTCCATTGGTGGTGCCAGGCTGGCTGGAGACCACAATGCTGGCACTCAGGCATCAAAATCTCCCATCTCCCTTTCCCCAGATTGCCTCTAGGATTGTGTCGTAGATGCTTATCATGTTGGTAACTTACATTTCGGGGTCGGATTGGCACCCTCTCATTGTCTGAATTCATTCCAGGGATAATCACTGTCATTTTTCGAGGTCCCTTGAACCCTAATACATTTGTCTCCTGAAACAGAAACCCCAGAATGCTTATAACTCAATCACAGTCATATATCCTCAAAACATGATTAATTTGTTTATATTCCCCCAAACTATCTGATTCGTAACAGCATAAAGCAGCTATCCTGTCAGTCTCAAGCTTGTGCTACAGCTTTGCCATGGTAGTGTTGCATCCTCCCAacatgtaaaacaaaaacagcattgctATAACATGAAAAGGAGCTAGAtgccactgatttttttttaaaaaaacaaaacccttcctTTCTCTGCCTTCTTAGCCTGGCAAGAGTATTTGCCAGTGATGATCAAATGTCAGCATGTGGGAGCTACCTTTTTTCTCTCAAATAAAACCCCCAAGGTTTTGTGTTGTTTGTTTAAAGAATGTTTTTATTATATGCTTCACAGTTTATTTTGTGTATGGAGAAGAATGGCTGTTTGACAATACACTCTAGCTGAGAACTATTTGTATATCTgaaaaaaaaacctaataaaaagtacttaaataataataaagacccAAGGTCCACCAAGCAGTCAGATGCAAAATAGTGACTCAGGAGAGAAGAAATACGGTACATTTAAAATTAAAgaacagggtgcctctgagcacatgctgCTCAGCTCAATAATTTGTTTTCAGGGCCAGGATCTATCTTCTGCCTGCCCCTAGCCTAGAGAATGGAGGAGATATTGGTGATATGAAGGTGCTTGCATCTGGAGATGGCAAGCATGATTGTTCTGTTAGGTAAACACTATTGCTTATTATTTCCCCTCTAAGAATTCTGGGTAGTGCAGTTTAACCCTATCAGAGTTATAATTCCAAGCAACTCCTAACCAACTACCATTCTTATAAGGGCATGTGCCTTGAGGGAAGCCCTGGAGCATCCATGTCCGCCAAAATGGAGTCGGGTGAAGCTTGTGCCAGCTGCAGCATTTGCTTTACCTGTCTGTGGATATAGATACCTTTTTGGTTCCCAGAGGATAAGGGACCACTCTTGGCTGGACTGAAATATGGCAGGGTGGTTTAAAAAGTAAGCGGATTGGACAGGGACTTGGTTAATGTAACACGTGCCTTGGAAACATCTAGGTTAGATTTGAAAAGGCATCAAGTTGTGATAAGCATAACTCCACCCCCAGCCTTGAATTATCCCCAGCCACTCCATGCAATGTAGACTGTGCAGATTTTACCTGCATTGGGTGACACTAACTGGTCAGCATTAAGACTCTGTTCCACCCGGGAACAGTTTTTACAGCAGACAAAGAGTTCTCAAGCCTACCTTGGGAAAGATACCCACAAGCATATTctagcccaggggtaggcaacctaaggcctgggggccaaatgcggcccaattgccttctcaatccagcccgcagacagtctgggaatcagcgtgtttttacatgagtagaatgtgtccttttattttaaatgcatctctgggttatttgtggggcataggaatttgttcatattttttttcaaaatatagtccggcccaccacatggtctgagggacggtggaccggcccacagctgaaaaaggttgctgacccctgttctagccaCTGCAAGCAGCTGCCCAGGAGATTATGACTAGAAAAGATGGAGTGGCACAATGCGGTTCCTTACATAAacaacagctgcaagctcctggcGCACATTTGACCAATCCGAATTTGCTCTGTCAGGATTCACACCATTATCAAACACCGAAAACCGAGTGCCCATCAAATTGGatctaaaagcaaaacaaaaaaccacaacagCAATCAGGCAAAGCAGATGAGGGTTTCAGAGTCAAGGAGCCCCTTTGCACAATTACCCCTTTTCTGTTAAAATAAACACCGTAACATTGAGTTAACTAGGTATACTTTGTGGGTATAGtctatatgtgtttgtgtgtaagagagggagggaatatgGGAGTGGGATGGGATAAGGAGAGAATGGAAAGGTCACTCAATCAGGGCATCTTCAGTATTTCCAAATGCCCAGGCCTATTAAATTGCGACATGCCTCTCCTCTGGATAAGAACCGGCTAAACTACTTCTGCCCTGCCCCGAGGGACAATCTTGATACCAGATCTGATAAGAGGGTGCGTCTGGCTTGCTGGGCTAGGGGTGTAATTATTGACAAATCTCCGCACCAGGGGAAAGAGAGGCCACACTTTAAGGGAGAGGCTGTAACTTGGTGGCAAGCTCAGGTTTTGCATGCCAAaaatcccaggttccatccccagcatctccaggcagggctggcaaAGACTGCTTGATCACTtaatctagatggaccaatggtctgactctgcataaagCAGCTTCCCGTGTTCTGGACATTTTTGATTTACCTGTGAGCCCCATCTGCAATGTAAATATGCAAAGActaccctccccctcccctcacatgTAAGCTTGTTTGCAATCCTGCTACTTGGGAAGTCAGTATAGGCTGCCCAAATAAGCTAAAGTAGCACTGAAAATGTGGGACTTTAGCCATGCAACACTGTAAACTGCCATGCACATTTATGGTGCTGTATACACAAtaatgagggacgtgggtggtgctgtgggttaaagcacagagcctaggacctgatgatcagaaggtcggtgatttgaatccctgcgatggggtgagctcccgttgctcagtccctgctcctgccaacctagcagttcgaaagcacatcaaagtgcaagtagataaataggttccctccagcgggaaggtaaacggtgtttttgtgcgctgctctggttcgccagaagcagcttagtcatgctggccacatgacctggaagctgtacgctggctcccttggccaattatgcgagatgagcgccgcaaccccagagtcggtcacgactggacctaatggtcaggggtccctttacctttacctttaccttatacgcAATAACAGTAATAaccagtgggacctgcaacaaaatattgtagTGTGGAGAGTTCCCTCCTTAATAATTAGAGTTGCTTTTGGAGTAATTCCAAGCAAGGAAATCCCATTTCGTGGCACCTTGCATCAAGAGAATGCATAAAGCAAGCCATCTGTCACAGAGATGGGGAATTTGAGACCCTTTTctatgttgatggactccaactcccatcagccccagctagcatggccaatgctcagggatgatggaagttgtagtctggaaacatctggagggccataaatAAAAGGCTATCTCATTGGCTCCCTTCTGTGTAAATGTGCCCCAACTAGGCAGAAATTAGGAACCAATCAGAAATGAATCTTTCCCAGACACAAAAGCTAGCTTGTTTTTAATCAGCCTTCCTGTATTTAAAGGGAACCCTATGTTGTGTGAAGGCTTTGCTGCCTGCGGAGTGTCCTGTTATGTCTGAACCACTTCTTGATGTCAAGCCTAACCTCAGCTTTCCAATGAAGTTCTCTCCATCCCGAGACAAGTCAGTGGGATCCATGGAAATCAGGTAGTTAGAGGTCTTGCTCTTTTTGCGCTTGCGACCAGCCAGTAGGAAGACCTGCAAGAGACAGGTGGAAGTAATGGCGGCTGCAGTTTCTGAttgtaatgcatacaaaaatccaagctccacaattattattattttattttattttattttattttattttaagtcctCAGGTAGCTTCCACGCTACATGCCTCTAGGGCTGCTGAGGCATTACTTTTCCACAGATGGGAAATGAATTAAGGTGGTTGTGCCACAGGGAGTACAGAACTGTGTTATCTGGTGACGCTCATCCCCATGACCCTCTTATGAAGTTTTcttaaaagtaagtcccatttggCAAACATCTCCTGAGACTTTAGTTAGAAGTATCCTTCTTGCCGCTTCCATCTCTAGTTGCTTCAGCATTAGTGATAAATTACCCCCTTCATTAGGCAGTTTCTGTTCCGTGCACAAGGGGTGGAGGGGGTTTAATTACTGGTTTCCTCTTGTTAAGAGTCTTTAAAATTGTGAAATAGCTCTGTTTCACAATTAGAGAAAGAAGAGAAGCCCAAGAGCCACAGCAGCAGTGAGTGCATATTGGTTTGCCAGAGACAAATTGGGCAGAGGCTCCCGTTTCCAGAGTTGTGTGCATTCTGTAGATAGGAATGGAAATCAGCTTaaaactttttatcacaagagtgGCTTGATCCATTTCCTCCCCTATGTACAGCTGCACTTGTGAGAAGAGATCGCTGTGTGTGCCTCTCCAAGCAAGGGAAAACTTGAGCAGCCTtgagactgtacagtggtacctcgggttacagacgcttcaggttacagactccgctaacccagaaatagtacctcgggttaagaactttgcttcaggatgagaacagaaatcgtgctccagtggcgtggcagcagcattagctaaagtcgtgcttcaggttaagaacagtttcaggttaagaacggacctccggaacgaattaagtacttaacccgaggtaccactgtactgggagagTGTGTGTTgaatttcctttctcctttccctaGGGCTCTGAGGCTGCTCAGGCTTCCCCAGCAGCTTCTACATGcataacaaaagagagagagtccATGTTTTGCGATTAATGCATGCAACCTGTTTGGCCCTTGGAAAAGAAGTTGACATAGGATCTCTACCAAGAGGGATATAATCATCAGCCCTTTTTACCCATCCTTCTAAGTGGCTTTGCTGCAGAGCCATCTCTGTTTCGGCACAAAAGGCAACACTCCCACTGAGCAACTCACCTTTTTGTCATTATCCAAATGAAGGTAGTATGTAGGATAGAGGCCCCGGTCCATCCCCTTCTTGTCTCGAGTGACCCGACACTTGATGGTCACTCCTTGCGGAGCTGGCTGTAGCACAAATTCCTCCAGATTGTCCACTTCAATGACTGGGGAAGGCGGTCTCTCTTCCTTCTACAGTCCAGCACCAAGAAAGAGAAGGGAGGTTTGTTTCAAGGACATTGTTCTGCCCCAGGCTTTCCAGCATGACCTCTACTAGTCACCTGCTGTGTTTGTGttacttcttcatcatcatcacataTAGGGCCTCATCCCCAAACATGTCTATCCTGGTTGCTTGGTTGGCTAGTTTCCCTGCCCTGCACGTTGCAGTAGGTCTCCTGCTACCTAAATTCCACTTGCTTAAAAAACTCAAGTGTGACCCCCAGATTCTCTGAGCAGAGCATCCTGGGACAAAGGGCCAGGTTGCACTGGGAAGGAGGTTTCAGGGGCAACAGTGGCTGGTCTCTGTGTGAACTGAGACTGCTCCACTCTCTGAAATCACATGCCCTCCCCATCAGGGAATCCATGGTTGGCTTCTCAGATCAGGAATGTCAGAGAAAAGCCAGACGGCAGCAAAGGTGAGCAGGGTTGCAACCTGGGCTGGAAATTTGCTTCCCCAGCTGTAATTTAATTGTCTATTCTGGAAGCTGGTCCTATATAAAGAAAACCGAGGAAGACAAGCTGGGGAAGTGGACCGTGTGCCTGTACAGAGCCTTTGTTTCAATGCACAGAGGTGGCTAGCACTGTTAATAATACACCATAGGTTCATTCCTGCTTTTGGTGAAGATTTGTAgtccctcccccacaagaaatGACTTTGCTAAAGAAACTGCTCTGACTTTCACAAAGCACCTTCTTTGAAAGGGGATTTTGAAAGCCTCAAATGCCCCCTAGGTGCATTCCCAGCTATCTACCTTCTTggatttctttgtttttcctttcttgttGGTGTTCTTTTGAGCTACTGCTTCTGTGGGCTCATCCTCACTTTCATTTTCAGTGGCTTTGGGAAGAGCTGCAGGGGAAAAAAGAACACTCTGCTTAGTGGCCACCCAGTGAGTATGCAGACTGGCCTTTGTCAGAGTCCTGGTGGAGCAGGTtggagacccatctagtccagcatcctgttctctagtctagcatcctgatgACTTGGACTTTTCTGTATTCAATCtgtgaaatggggtggggggtgggggtccaTACATTTTATGAAGTCCCCTAAGCGATCATAAAATTTCCTTTTAGAACACGAACCAGTAATGGATACAAGATAACTGTAAGACAACTCTGCTTATTTCTGGGGGTGTAACAAATTAATGAACACAATTGCATCAACCAAGGTCAGGCTATAGTAGCAGTAACAGTAACAGTAACagtaacagttgttgttgttgttgttgttgttgttgttgttgttgttgttgttgttgttatctgagCATGtcaacagtgggggggggcagcattctGCATTAGCTAAAGTTGCTGCACCAGCTGCAATGACTGTGTTTCAGTCTTAACCGAATGCACCTTCTTGCTCCATCTCCTTACCCTGCTCACTGTTTGTAAGGGGCTGATGCTGCACCTACCTTTCTTTTTAGTTTTCTTCTCCTTGGCACCTTCTGCCCCAGCCTGAAACATGGAAGCTGTGCTCTTCTTTTTTTCAGTTTTTGTTGGCTTGGTGCTAGAATCAGAATCACCTTCTGTCTCACTATCTTTCAGATCTAGTGTTGTGAAGAGAAAGGTTTTTAAATTGTAGAAAGGAATcaggctgtattttatttttggtaatgATATCTTGCTTTAtcctaatgcaggggtcagcaacccatGGTCCGagggccggatctggtccaatTGCCCTcaggatccagcccacggatggtccatgGATTGTGTAGATTCTGTTCGTTAATTTTTTTTCTGTGCCGCCATTTTGGGGTGGCaccatttctccctctccttctcacaCACTacagtgcctcctccctccctcctcctggcttctccccgcccttctccccaccctgcgtagaggaggaagggagctgggctgagctggctgagcgccatttttGGCAGtgcctctctggagccagccagcccttttgggctgctcgtCCCGCCGCCGCTACCACCAGCCTCTGCCACtcacaagggcaggcacaggagctgtGGTTGGCAGAGCGCAGCACAGCGCCTCTCCAAAAGGGCTGGCTGGCTTCAGAGAGGTGCTGCGCCCTGCCAACCGTGGCTCCTGTGCCTGTCCTTGCAAGTGGCAGAGGCTGGCAGCAGTGGAAGGGCAAGCGGCCCGAAAGCAAGGGCAGTCACAGGAGCCACAATTAGCAGAACGCAGCACAGCACCTCTCCGAAGCCAGCCCACTCTTGCGCTGGCAGCACCATAGGTAGGGAGGGCGAGGggagacaggaggaggagagagtaGTCCTCTCTGCCACGCACACACAATGTGGCCCgacacaaggtctgggggactgGGGAAccagccccctcccaaaaaagtttgctgacccctgcctaccTATGGGTCTCCCCCCAAATCCTCAGGAACTGCTGATTAGCAGAAGAGTGTTTCTTAACATCATATTTGCAAAATATAAGCATTGGCAATAGAATAATTCCACACCTTCATTCTAAATAATGGAGCTTGGATGCTTCCTCACTCAAAGTTTTGGAGACTTCTCATGCCTCAAACTAGGAACAAAAATACATACTTAGACTCGCATGGGGGGGGTGGAAGAGTCTctcctatcaaccccagctaccatgtccatgctggctggagctcctgggagttgtagtccagagaatctggagggcaccaggttggcataAGCTTCTTTATGGCTTCTTTAAGAGGCTACCAGAATTGTTTTGGTTTTACTACACAGCTCTAAATAAACATTTTGGTTCCTTCCCTAGTTCATTTATCTTTGCATGGCACCATGGCATCCATGTAAACTTAACTTTTAGAGGGGGGAGATTATAGCACAGAATGCTTGCTTGACCCATTTATAAAtgtcctttttcatttcatttcatttatttttgccaAAGCACCTTAAGGTagtttgcaatttaaaatgcaaatgctaCAAAATACAGAACAGAGAGTTCTCTCTGAAGATACAAGCTCTTTGATCTGGTCTTTTGGATCTTCTGCCACCCCCTCAGGGCATGCAAGTGTTATGTAGTCCTAAGGAAGGTGGGGTGGGACTTTGATCATCCTTCCTCTGGAACCTTGAAAGTTCAAACTTGATGTTACACAAACACCTTATAACAAGAGCCCTTTAGCCTTTGTGGTGGTGAGGAGCCTGGAAACACCACCTCAGTAGCGTACCATCTAGAGCAGAGAAGTGCTAGGGGAAGGTCCTCTCcagtagctccccccccccactgccccaaAACCACTGTGCAGTTTTGCCCTGGGAGACCCAAATTATTTGAGAAgaataacaactctcagcacccttaacaaactaaaggtaaagggtaaagggacccctgaccattaggtccagtcgtgaccgactctggggttgcggcgctcatctcactttattggccgagggagccggcgtacagcttccgggtcatgtggccagcatgactaagccgcttctggcgaaccagagcagcacaaggaaacgccgtttaccttcctgccagagcagtacctatttatctatttgcacttcaacgtgctttcgaactgctaggttggcaggagcagggaccgagcaacagaagctcactccgtcgcggggatttgaatcgccgaccttctgatcggcaagtactaggctttgtggtttaacccacagcgccacccgcgtcccaaactacagctccttaacaaactacagctcctaaaattcctgggggggggggaacccatgactgtctaaagtggtataatgctgctttaaatgtatggtcacCAACAGCTAAAGGGAATCCTGCAGAGGGTGGAGCTGGCGGGTACCACAAAGCAGAtctcagtggtgtgtgtgtgtgtttcacctttctttttaacttttttctccttcttgtcCCCATTGACTTGGAAGACAGACACTGGTTCCTTCTTCAGTGTCTTGACAGTTCTTGTCTTGACATCAGCTTCAGCTTTGTCTCCTATCCAAGGGGGAAATGATCAATAAAGGGTTTCATCAAGAGGTTGGAAAAGACAGTGACTGGAAAGTGGCTGAAGAGAGAACAGTCAAGGGAGATGGATTGGGGCAGATGGGGCAGAGGAGGATACAGCAGGGACTATTCCAGGCTTCATTTTTTGCCAGGTTTCTAGGCAAAGATTTGAGCTTTAAAGCTGCATGTCTGAgcagtgttgtttgtttgtttgtttgttgtcttggtgctttccccaggaaaacccacgtTTTACCGCTGAATTGGGGCAAATgacaattgggttttctgtggatgaacacttgctctgattcagtggtgaaATGCAGGTTTCCCTGGAGAAAGCGCCGggacaacaataacaacagctcCTCTTGAACGCAAAGCTTTAAAGTGCAGGCCTGTGCCTGGAAGATGCAGTGCAACAGAAGTCAATGAGACTCAAAGAATGGAAACaataaaaatggagaaacattGCTGAAGAAAGGTAAGAGTTTTTAATTCATTTAGTGCTCTTGTGCCCGCTTTGAGCCAAAAAGGCTGAATCAAACAATTAAGAAAAGACACTCCCTGCCTGTAGGGTTATCTAAAAGTCATGAGACAAAAAGAGAAAGGCacaaggagggaagaagaaaaaagcagacATAGGCACAAATTATTTTAAGATAAATAGTATTTCTTGCAATGGCCAGCTGGAATGGAAATAGTTCAGGGGCAGTAGGAGGTGGTTGATGGAGCCTGGCTTCAATCTAAACATATGGGTGATGAGcagaaagcaagggaagggggaaaaggaTGGCTATAGGATGAGAAAGGGGAGGTGATTGCAAAACATATGAGTCTCCATTATAGCTCACCCTCAAATGCCTTTCCTTAACCATATTTCCTGCAGGACATAAAAGTCatgtgccgtgtgtgtgtgtgtgtaaaacgcTCTCCCACGGGAGGCAATGATGGTCACCAagcttgatggctttaaaagagaagtagacacattcatagaggagagggctattgatggctactagccatgatggctatgctctgcctccacagttggaggcagtgatgcttctgaataccagttgctagaaaccaaaggaggagagagcgctcttgtgcttgaatcctgtttgtgggtttcccacaggcatctggatgTCTACTGTGAGAAAGATTCCTGGTCTTCCTCACAGAATTACGGTTTCCAGGGGCTCCTAAGGAATAGGAAGTGACTCTTCAGCCAGTATCTATGGCTTAAAGATGGCCACTGAAAGCCACTGACCTTTACTTTTGGGCTTCCTTTCCTTAATGCCAGCAGATGGAACATCTTTGTGGATCctccttttgggtttttttggaggaTCTTCGCTTTCTacatcatcttcctcctcctcttcatcatcatcatcatcttcttcatcaGAGTCCTCTAGAAGTTTGAAATTTGGACAAACAGCCGTTAAGGGAGGGAAATGAGAGGAAACAACCACATCAATTGATACAGCAAATGTTATTATGAACAGAACCTAGTCGCATTGCACCTTGATATATACCTTTAGTTTTGGAGCTGAGGACTTTGACA
The Podarcis raffonei isolate rPodRaf1 chromosome 6, rPodRaf1.pri, whole genome shotgun sequence DNA segment above includes these coding regions:
- the TULP1 gene encoding tubby-related protein 1; this encodes MGHKFIKTRYSALFMGYACCVGFGLPFPQKPKAISPKPPNLLSENKAKPKKKRQEATSLEAKPRKTRVKKQEESSPAEEPSAPRSVAVKKVRKKKEEKPEEEGEKDPPAKSTKEPRKKKEAASSHLVVTKASKKKQEDSDEEDDDDDEEEEEDDVESEDPPKKPKRRIHKDVPSAGIKERKPKSKGDKAEADVKTRTVKTLKKEPVSVFQVNGDKKEKKVKKKDLKDSETEGDSDSSTKPTKTEKKKSTASMFQAGAEGAKEKKTKKKALPKATENESEDEPTEAVAQKNTNKKGKTKKSKKKEERPPSPVIEVDNLEEFVLQPAPQGVTIKCRVTRDKKGMDRGLYPTYYLHLDNDKKVFLLAGRKRKKSKTSNYLISMDPTDLSRDGENFIGKLRSNLMGTRFSVFDNGVNPDRANSDWSNVRQELAAVVYETNVLGFKGPRKMTVIIPGMNSDNERVPIRPRNDNDGLLIRWQNRIMDNLIELHNKAPVWNDETQSYVLNFHGRVTHASVKNFQIVHSNDVDYIVLQFGRVADDTFTLDYNYPLCAVQAFAIALSSFDGKLACE